The sequence ttttcattttacgCGTAATtagaaacataaaaaaagaaagttcTTAATATTTCTGAAGAATGATGTTATTTcctataattatgatgaagTACATATgagtacaaaaaaaaaaaattaaaaaaataattagaaagaaatgaaaaagccagaaagaaaaaaagaacaacgaaaatagaaaatatacaaatactattataataacatgTGTTGCGtgataagaatatatttttctttattttagaaaaaacattttttaacATTATGAGTAATAAATAAACTATGGATAGGTTTCATAAATTAATAGATACATGGATACTATTAAAACTGAATTTCCAAATTGTTGATTAATACTCtcgaataattatatattataatataatgcaacatattttatatttgttctaTTATATAATCTATTATATAACAACTGATATAaagattttaataaatatatgttacattatattcttaaaaaatatacatataattatatatgttataaattcatatataagaGACATACTcagtatatattaaaaatacttttattcattttaaaaaaaagaaggttGTAaagacaataataataataaataattaattaatataataaataataaataaatagtatggtaacaaaataaattatatatgaaatctTAAtagttattaaaatataaaaaataataataatcatggTATATTCAactaaatataatacatactttaaattatatataaacgtGAACCTAACAAAGTATATCTATTcttctaataattttatatattggagttttttcttcatttttttttttcgtcgataacgtaaaatgaaatatattataaccaTAATTAAAACTATGACCACTACTGCAATTATGGAAGCAATAATAGCAGTCTGGTTActcatatatatagtatttatTACACCTTCCTCTTCAGTTATGATTTTAGAAGAAGTTATCGTTCTCACCTTAGCAGCTTCGGCTTCAGCAGTTTGTGTTGCTTTTCCAACAACTTGGGTTACCCCTTTTTTTATACCAGTTGTTGTATCAAAAAAATGTTGACCATCAATTCGAATTAGTCTAAACTTAATGTCGATTGTTTTGCAGATAGGCACATTAGCAGGACTTTGAGTCAGCCCACACATCTGagttttttttgtaataatagcATTAGCAATTCTTGCGATATCATAATAAGGTATCTTAGTACCTATGGATTTCAATAATTCAGGATATAAATCCTCTACACCCAATGTTCTTAATCCACGAAGAACTATTTCCACACCTTTGACATTACCCGCAGCCAAACCCTTAGCAGCACCCTGAACCATAGCTTTTTCAATGGCAGCAGCAATTGCCTTAGTTTGCCATTGACATAAAGTATATAAAGCCGTTGCACCTATTGAAGCCACTTCAGGCATGGCCGCACCTAATATACTTCCACATCTCAAGCATCCTTTTTCCACTTTGTCCGCCATCGACTTTTCGCAAACACATGTTGGAATGGCATCACTATGTATATCAGTTTGTAATGTCGCGAACTTTTCGGTTAATTCCTTTtctaatttatcttttaaaataattttttggatTTCCTTGTCACATTTATCTTTACATATTTGTCGTTTTTCTTGCAACCTTTCATCGTATTCTTGAAACCTTTGTGTTGTACGATCATGAAATTGTTGCATCACCCTTTTCATTTCAGGATCGTTGTCATAATTtgacatatataattcacaCTCGCATAATAATCTGGTAGTTTGTATATCACATGTTGTGGTGGATAGTTTTTTGTGGGTATTCGCCTGCaaaaatatggatatatatatatatatatatatagtattatatattataattaattataatttatgattatgtatatttatcacaattataatatataatgaatgtTGATATAaatgtcatatatatatatatataagatatgtgaatatataggtataattattatatataatttatgttaacatatatatatatatatattttaattatgtttaaaaatatttttttcatacatGACATAATGttaccaatatatttaatggaaCAGCAAAcaacaatatattaatataatgaactttcattttttattttttgttatatttataataatttatgatttaaattctaaaaaaattactgatatataataatatatcttattttattaaaagtatTACATATGTCTAacctaaaatattattatattttatttaatataactaacaattattttcctattatacaaatatatttttttttctggaACCATATTTgcctttttatttaaaaaacactaaaaaaaaaaaaaaaaaattaaattaatttaaaaaaacaatataacaaaatatatcgcattttttataatttccaattttaatttttaattaaatttaattttatgcaATACGATAAATTACAATTGaaatgttattttatattcgTCAAAAACATGttacaatataataacaatacaacttatatttttttttgttgtaaaatatgtatatatgtgtaatgtAATAGTTGTTGAAGGTGTATATCACATATAATTTACAATTGGGTAGAACATGCATGAGAAATTAATATTGCAACATATATGTTAACAATATTGATATAAGTATTAttgtatatcataatatttgtttttaaaagtaaaacaaacaaaatatatattctaagagtaattaaaataaatatatttttataattttatttttatgtaattcTTCTAAAATTTATCGCATGTTATACCGTTCTCTCTAATGTATCtaaaattatgtaaatttaaataaatatatatatatatttttaaaataatattgtatttaaaaaaatatttatatttaatattaaaaagaaattaaagtaaaaggaaaatattaatataataaaatactatTGTATAGTTTTTTCTATTATTGCacgttatatatatatactattgataatatagaaattatTGCACcattttgttaatatatgtattatattaaatattaatattgtagATATACTATTTTAGAATTTAttgatataataattgtagtATTACTAGTtgggaaaaatatatatatatttatataaaaaaattatattattatatatttaaaagaaatatacatctttatatattataataaatacaataaaaaatatatttttttctgttaTGTTGAattagtaatatatatatatatatatatatatatatatatatatagtttgcATATTATTTCTAAAATCGTAGCTATTtcgtataataataatagtatgtataagtaaaaaaaaaaaataaaaagagaaaaatatataaatatataatgtaacaaatatattataaataataataaaaaaaaatattttaacataTGAAAAAGCATTTTTGTATAACATAATATGTAATGCGCAACACATCTTTCCATTATGTTAAAGAATAATTGTGTTGACACATCTTAATTTCAAAATTAGTTATAGATACTATCgaataattacatatatatattatgaaatataaatacaataatatatttattattataagatatagttcaataataattataaagcaataaataaatatatatactctAAATtctaatttaaatatttgtttttattattataataataaatattcatcgccttaatatataaactatTGTTCGTCCaattaatttatacatttatctaaattttacatatacataataataatggtaatGACAAATACttaagtatataaaaattccaTATTATACCAATGATAAATGGTGCCATATATTTAACGTGaacttattttaaaatataatcattttatttttatcttttaatgtGTTCTCATAAattatagaatatatatatgtatattattaaaaaaacaaaataagcATTCTAAAGAAACATAAATATCGAAATTCCTGTCTATAACCTAtcgaatatatattttactaaaatatgaaaaaatttatatcacaattaataataatttataattgcATTGAAATCATTTATATAGTGATGacaatataaacatatagaGATGCATGCTTTGTTAACATGGTCGTAGCACCATTCGTATTATACATGTTTATTGATATGATATAGTTAATTAttaatctatatatatgtatagtaaaatgtatcaaataataagacaataaaataatataattggcttattttatatatctaaATGAAAATTCGTTTGcaaattttatatgaagTTAAAACTGTGATAATAAAACGATGATAAGTATTATGATAAtggttattataattatagcAATTATATTACCTTATAATTCATAATATACAACTACTTATTAACAATACGtcaattttataaaacgtgaataaataaaacaggaaggtataaataatactaaccataaaagatataaatggatgtttctaaaatattttttgttatatttttttatgattttatcgtaatatatatatatatatatatataataacgcacatatatatatatatatatatatatgtattatgtaaataaaaattatataaaatatgtaaaacgAAATTCATAGCATAATAATAGTTATTTAGTTGTGATGGTTATTAGATAcactttaatttttatttaaaatataacttatttctatgaaataatatataataatcatattaatatttgtagTATCAATTTTTGTACATaacacatatgtatattatctatatattttttgtattttatttgaatacataaattattatatattaatacgacattcattttactttttatattaattatattttttttttcttcagagtataatcatatatggtaaaagtgaaaaaaaggatgaaggaatttatcatattatataaaagattatttacttataaatatcaatgttatcatcattttagggggtaaaaaatgtatatgttgaaatattaaataatctaCATTGTATACATCAATGCATGATATTGGAGTGGCACTATCATCTACAGACATTGAACATActcttaatttttataaattagaTAAAGATGGAAAATCAATTgatgaaatgaaaaattatatttatgtttttataaagtattatgatacatttaaaaatgatttatttaatgaaCATAAGACAATATTTACAGAAAGgataaaaaatacacaaagattagatatataaattaaatttatatgaatgtcaattatattgttatatgggaaaatatatatatatgtatagtattactctattttataaaaacttaATATAacgtatatttattaaatgctTTATATTAGTTCGTATATAAAGTAATAACTAAtaacacaaaaaatataaaatatattataaaatataattattcgtGAGTATTCTTCAACAATttcaaaattaaattttaatagtATTAATGTATCTATTAATTTATGAAATTCATTCATCGGTTATTTATTACACATATTGCTAAAAagtgtttttaaaaaaaaaaaaatatatatatatatatatatacgtataAGATTCATGCTATTGTAGCaatattttaatgttttCTATTTTCgttgttctttttttgttcttgcTTACTTATTTTGTTCtagttattaatttttttttttttttttttttgtactaaTACGtactatcatcatcattatagttaacaattttatttttagaaatattaagaattttttttttaaaattataaattatgtataaattaaaaataaataactcggttttttttttttggtaagaTGTATAACATTGTGTtacttatttaatatataataataatatatttattaaaatatatactaattaattattctgttacaatatgtaataatataattaatatatgataaattgtAATACactattactatttttagaaatatatatatatatatatatatatatatatatatatatatatatatataataattaaaaatagaatatatttgtataagaTAAAACATTACATAAAACAATACAATATATTGTGTAATagtatttataatttctaatttttttttctttttctttctttttttttttttttgaattttcttttctaataataataaatattaaaaatatttttttgtgataattatataattaaatagtttaataattaataattttttcaaataagttcaaatatttttataaaaataataatattaatctttGCAACTACATAGATAAATTAGAGAGAAAGCTATAACATGCAACAATTtttagaaaaacaaaaaaaaataataacaaaaccTAAAAGAAATACAATTACTATTAGTTTGAAAAATacttatttcttatattatgatacaaaatatttattttaaattgttttataaaattgtaataataccAATTTTatgttgtaatatatattcatatatgttataataagttcttatatacttattgtatacctttaaaaattaattctctacacatttttattttatttacatcGAAAAActatttatttgtaaatatagttttatttattatatacatatattaaaataaaattaatattataatttatcgtatgatataaaattaggTTTTGTTAGAAATTAAGATGGCAGTTTATAAAAAACATGGAAATATTttactatattatttattttcttcctatttattattttctattttatttttttttttttgttgtgaATAAATGGGAAAAATATGGTtgcaataaaaaaatatatttacataatgggaaaaataattgtgtattatattacaagcctataataatatttcagattaaaaatatgttattcttttaataaaacaaaattaagtattttatatatgaatttttttagttataattttaatcataaaattatataagtatcacaataaatatgaaactgCTCTActctaatatattattgttcgCTCTtgcattaaatatattgttaacATCATATTATGTACGaatcaaatatttataaatatatatatatagtattttaTAATGTATGGTAAATATAccatatacataattataacaaatatatatagaattataAATTACCTTCTTTATAGgcacataataaaaataaaccatCCATCACATCACATCATACACCAAGATATACATCACGAGTGTTAAGCGAATGTGACACAGAATCGTCAatttatgataatgatgaggAAATCAATTCAGTGAAGGAAATTTTCGAACGACAAGCCTCACAAAGATTACGAGAATATGACGAAAGGTTGCAAGAAAAACGACAAAAACGTAAAGAACAACGtgacaaaaatatacaaaaaattattcataaaGATAAAATGGAGAAAAACTTAGcagaaaaaatagaaaaaggtTGTCTTATGTGTGGGTGTGGGCTAGGAAGTGTTGCAGGAAGTATTGGATTATTTGGTGCGGTTGCTATAAATATCTGGAAACCTGCGGCACTTGATGCCGCTATTGCGAAAGCTATAACTGAGGGTACTGCTAATATTTCGGCTGCAGGTGTTAAGGCAGGTGAGGCTACAGGTAAGGTATTAGTTATTTCAGGATTAAAACGAATTGGTATATCAACTCTAGATAATCAGATATTGGAATCCTATTTTGCTACAACATCTTATAAAAAAGTCGCAAGCATTGCTCAAGCTGTTTATGAACAACATTTTGAGAAATGTGAATTTGGTTATTTAAAGGATGGGTTCATCCCTGTCGGTGACCGTAGCCGTGATATTCATTTTTGCCAGTCGATGTGGAACCAAACTTCAGCTGTATCACAACCAAGACAATATATTTCAACTGAAGAAGTTATAAAAAGAACTGTACAAAATATGGTGTCAGACGCCGAAGGACCTGCTAATACAGCCGCTGAGATTGCTGAAGCCATTGAAACAGCAAAAATTAAAGCAGCAGAGGAGAAAACTATAGAAGCTGCAAGTACACAGTTGTACGGTGCAATTGGTTACTCCATCCTTGCCATATTAATTATAGTTTTAATTatgttgataatatatttgattttacgttatcgacgaaaaaaaaaaatgaagaaaaaagcccaatacacaaaattattaaatgaataaatatatggtttcatgatattaaattcaatttaatgttttgtgaattttatattttttaatacaagGATACCATGATAATtgaatttttataacaatatatatgtatttttttttgtttaatgtTATGTGgtcattaaattattttattcattttttttttttttagtgaaacgaatgtaaattatatatttatttttataatatttaatatgtttaatctaaataatattaactaCTTATgtgattataattaatatatataacactaTACATATGATTGTATATAATGAGAccacaaaattaaaaaatataacataatacaTAACACAATACAATcatgttatatatgtgtacatatatatgatataatataatttataacattaaaaaattaaatacaaaaaaaaaaaaaagaaaaacacataaaaaaaaccCACATATATCTCCATATTACCGGAAATGATGTCGATTTCGGCTTTTCCTTTAAGTGTAGGAATTGGGTTTGCTGCGTTGAGTTACTTTTTACTAAAGGTAAATGgatgtatttatatgtgtatgttgTGTATGTGTGGGTGTATGTTTGGaaatatgtatgtgttttatatatatttatgtattaaaaatttaaaaagaaaaaaaaggaaataagaaaaaggaatataGGAACAtagttattaaaaaaaaaaaagaaaaagaaattttagaacaataaaaattaaaataaaaataattaaaaattttgataaaataaaaattcagAAATtctatcaaaaaaaaaaaaaaaaaaaaaaaaaatttaaaaaaaatgttaaaaaaaaaaaaaaattttatacaatGATAtctaaattaaaattaaaaaaaaaaaaataaaaaaagtaaaaaataaattatctttaaaaaaaaaaaaaaaaaaattacatgcatatatatacatacccatacatacatacatatatacctACCTAAAtacttacatatatatttatttttttattctagAAAAAACCGAAATCAACTGTTGACCTCATACGTGTACTGAATATCCCGAAACGAGATTATGAAATGCCTACGTTGAAATCCAAAAATAGGTACATATCATATAGAAGTGGTGAATATAAAGGCAAAACATACTTATATGTTGAAGGAGATACTAGTGGGGATGAAAAATATGCATTTATGTCTGATACTACTGATATAACCTCTTCCGAAAGTGAATATGAAGAAAtggatattaatgatatatatgtaccaGGTAGtcctaaatataaaacattgatAGAAGTAGTACTAGAACCATCAAAAAGTAATGGTAACACACCAAGTAAGGGTGATGGTAACACACTAGGTGATGATATGGTACCTACCACGAATACATTTACAGATGAGGAATGGAATGAACTGAAACAGGATTTTATATCACAATATTTACCAAATACAGaaccaaataataattatagaaGTGGAAATAGTCCAACAAATACCAATAATACTACCACGTCACATGATAATATGGGAGAAAAACCTTTTATTATGTCCATTCATGATAGAAATTTATATACTGGAGAAGAAAttagttataatattaatatgagtACTAACACTAATAATGATATTCCAAAATATGTAtcaaataatgtatattctGGTATCGATTTAATTAATGACACATTAAGTGGTAACAaacatattgatatatatgatgaagtgctaaaaagaaaagaaaatgaattatttggAACAAATCATGTGAAACAAACGAGTATACATAGTGTTgcaaaaaatacatatagtGACGACGctat is a genomic window of Plasmodium falciparum 3D7 genome assembly, chromosome: 7 containing:
- a CDS encoding rifin; protein product: MKVHYINILLFAVPLNILVTLCHANTHKKLSTTTCDIQTTRLLCECELYMSNYDNDPEMKRVMQQFHDRTTQRFQEYDERLQEKRQICKDKCDKEIQKIILKDKLEKELTEKFATLQTDIHSDAIPTCVCEKSMADKVEKGCLRCGSILGAAMPEVASIGATALYTLCQWQTKAIAAAIEKAMVQGAAKGLAAGNVKGVEIVLRGLRTLGVEDLYPELLKSIGTKIPYYDIARIANAIITKKTQMCGLTQSPANVPICKTIDIKFRLIRIDGQHFFDTTTGIKKGVTQVVGKATQTAEAEAAKVRTITSSKIITEEEGVINTIYMSNQTAIIASIIAVVVIVLIMVIIYFILRYRRKKKMKKKLQYIKLLEE
- a CDS encoding rifin, with product MKLLYSNILLFALALNILLTSYYAHNKNKPSITSHHTPRYTSRVLSECDTESSIYDNDEEINSVKEIFERQASQRLREYDERLQEKRQKRKEQRDKNIQKIIHKDKMEKNLAEKIEKGCLMCGCGLGSVAGSIGLFGAVAINIWKPAALDAAIAKAITEGTANISAAGVKAGEATGKVLVISGLKRIGISTLDNQILESYFATTSYKKVASIAQAVYEQHFEKCEFGYLKDGFIPVGDRSRDIHFCQSMWNQTSAVSQPRQYISTEEVIKRTVQNMVSDAEGPANTAAEIAEAIETAKIKAAEEKTIEAASTQLYGAIGYSILAILIIVLIMLIIYLILRYRRKKKMKKKAQYTKLLNE
- a CDS encoding erythrocyte membrane protein 1 (PfEMP1), exon 2, yielding MMSISAFPLSVGIGFAALSYFLLKKKPKSTVDLIRVLNIPKRDYEMPTLKSKNRYISYRSGEYKGKTYLYVEGDTSGDEKYAFMSDTTDITSSESEYEEMDINDIYVPGSPKYKTLIEVVLEPSKSNGNTPSKGDGNTLGDDMVPTTNTFTDEEWNELKQDFISQYLPNTEPNNNYRSGNSPTNTNNTTTSHDNMGEKPFIMSIHDRNLYTGEEISYNINMSTNTNNDIPKYVSNNVYSGIDLINDTLSGNKHIDIYDEVLKRKENELFGTNHVKQTSIHSVAKNTYSDDAITNKINLFHKWLDRHRDMCEKWENHHERLAKLKEKWENDNDGGNVPSDNHVLNTDVSIEIDMDNPKPINQFSNMDINVDTPTMDNMEDDIYYDVNDNDDDNDQPSVYDIPMDHNKVDVDVPKKVHIEMKILNNTSNGSLEQQFPISDVWNI